ATTTATGGAGGAAAACAACATGACAAACTTTAAAATGACTGACGCTTTTACATTCCCAAAAACTAAGGCTGAAAAAGTCGAAGCTAACATGCAAGCGATTCGCTTGGTGAAAAAACTCCAAGAAACTGGAGAGACAGCATTTGCTGAAGAACAAGCTATCCTCGCTCGCTATGTTGGCTGGGGTGGATTAGCGAACGACTTCTTTGATAGTCGCAGCAGTCGCTTTGAAGCTGAAAGAAATGAATTAAAAGCGCTCGTTACCAAAGAAGAATACCATGCAATGGAACAATCTTCTCTAACGGCTTACTACACTGATCCTGCTATAGCTCGTGAAATGTGGAGCATTTACTAGAAGATGGTTTCAAAGGTGGTAACATCCTAGACCCATCAATGGGTACTGGTATCTTCTTTGCAACGATGCCAGAAAAAATTATGTCTAACTCAACCCTATATGGGATAGAGTTAGATACTATTACTGGTGCTATTGCTAAACAACTGTTTCCAGAAGCAACCATCAAAGTCCAAGGCTTTGAAACGGTTGATTTTAAGGACAGCCCATTTGACCTTGTGATTACTAACGTTCCATTTGGAGACTTTCGTATCCGCGATAATGAAAACGGTAAGGTTTATCTCATCCACGATTACTTTATTTCTAAAGCTACTCGCTTGGTAAGAGATAAAGGAGTTGTAGCTGTCATTACATCTACAGGAACAGTTGATAAGAGAACAGGCTCAGTTCTACGTGAACTGGATGCTAACAACATCGCCTTTCTTGGTGGTGTACGCTTACCTAATAACGCTTTTCGTGCTATTGCAGGAACAACTGTAACAAGTGATATTCTATTCTTCCAAAAGAACGGTCTTGAATCAAACGATGAACTTTATTTCGGTTTAACAAAGAGTGATTTGGATGAAGAAGGACGAGTGTTCGTTAATACTTACTTCCGAAAAGAAGAAGGTGAAGAGAACGAACAAGTTCTTGGAAACTACACTATCCGCTACTTTAACGGAGCAACACTTTCTCTTGCTTTGCTGATAGCGACCTAATGGAAGATTTAAATGAAGCTCTTAAAAATCTCTGCTTTGCTGAAGGTTTAGCCAAGGCAACCTCTAACGATGTTGAAGTGGTTGAACTAGTAGGAGAAGAAGATATTGAGCTTATTGAACGCTTGAATATCCGTTTGCACGAGTACGCTTGTGACGCTAATAATAATATTTACTATCGTGATACTGAAGGTGTCCGACCATCTAGTCGTTCAGCTGAAATGGTCTTACCAAAACAAAGATGGAGTATTCTCTCACTATGATAAGAAATACTCTGATAAAGTCATTTCAGAATTTGAAAAAGCTAGAGATAAAGACGACAGTATCGTAACAAGTACTTACATCAGTCCTACACCATCAACGAAAGGTGCTAATAAAGGACTTTACAAAGGTGTATACTTCTACGAAAAAGCTCTTGAGAAAACTGAAAATGCACGTATCCTTGGCATGATTAAGATTAAAAAATGCTTTATCAAGATGTCATTGATATTCAAGCAACAAGTGATTATGACAAAGATGAGTTCAAACTCGGTCTAGCAAGATTAAACACCATCTACGACCACTTTGTGGCAACATATGGTTTTATCA
This portion of the Streptococcus hyointestinalis genome encodes:
- a CDS encoding N-6 DNA methylase; its protein translation is MEHLLEDGFKGGNILDPSMGTGIFFATMPEKIMSNSTLYGIELDTITGAIAKQLFPEATIKVQGFETVDFKDSPFDLVITNVPFGDFRIRDNENGKVYLIHDYFISKATRLVRDKGVVAVITSTGTVDKRTGSVLRELDANNIAFLGGVRLPNNAFRAIAGTTVTSDILFFQKNGLESNDELYFGLTKSDLDEEGRVFVNTYFRKEEGEENEQVLGNYTIRYFNGATLSLALLIAT